CTTGTTCACTATGACCCTGGGAATGACTTTGCATTATTAAAAGCGGACATTGAAAAAAATCATGACCAGTTATGGTTAGCTAATTGTAAGGAATTTCCATATATTAAAGTTGGAACCAAAATTCTTGAGGATGGAGATGAAGTTTATTCTTTTGGATATCCGCTTTCAACTGGAGGACTTATTTATCCAGGCCCAGAGTTTGTTGCAGGAACCACCGAACTTCATCCCAGGGTTACTTCCGCGATCGTTTCATCCATTTATGAAAAATTTGGAATGATTAGTCATAGTGGAGTCCAAAGAACATATATACTAGATAAGGCTCTAAATTATGGCAACAGTGGTGGGCCAATCGTGTCGAAGGAAACGGGCGAAGTAAATGCTTTTTGTTCAAGATTCCAGCCGGTTTATATTCCACAAAAGCATTTAGGAGAAAAAGCTATTATTATGATACCTAGCCTTTACGGTGTTGTAACAAATTTAAGTTTCTCGATGATAGAGGAGGTTTTAGTACAAAAAGGAATCGTGCAGAAAACAAGCCGCCAATAAAACGATAAACAAAGAAATTTGTCGCCAATTCTGTTTAATTATCAGTTCATTCCAGTTTAACTTATTCGGCGACAATATCAAAATTTTTGCGCCAAAAACACCCGTTTTTCATAATCATTTCCGAACTATTCGACCATCAGACTCGGACCCGTCCGTTTGTCGCCATTTTCATCCCCACCCCCAGATATATTCGGTTTGACTAACTCAGCAGTCAGCCGAAGGGTGGCTTTCGCAAAGACTTTGATGCAGAAGGATAGAAGGTTCAAGGAAAAGTATTTGACCGTTAAATCACAAATCAAGAAGTGGCACCGATGCCCAAGCCAGTCCGTTCTGCAGGGATATCCATGAGAAAGGCTGTGAGGAACATAACTATTCAATAAATGAGTATCAAAAAAAGAGGGGCTTTTCCGAAATGAAGGGTCTTAAAATTTTATAGAAGAAGTAATCGTTGTTTTCGTATCGACTCCAAACAATATGAGAAATGAAATCAACAAACTGAAGATTTAAATTGGCCCCGCTTTCCATTGGAGTATGGAAAATAGTGGTTCTCACATTGAGTTCAAACCAAAGTTTTACCTGTAGATAATCCACGAGACTGTTGCCGCTTGCCACTTTAATTGCCCGGGGGTCGGGGATGAAATTCACGGCAGGATATGCTTTGATTTTATCTAATACGGCGAAATTAACCATGTAATTGTAAAGTTTATTGGCATCAATTCTAATATGATCCTGAACATTTTCTTTTTTAACCGTTATGACGCTTATTTGAATAGAAGGGTTTTGTTTCAGCAACGCAATAACCAGTGAGACAAACTTCTGTTTTTCCGCTTTCGAAAGATCTTTTCCCTTAAGTTCCCTGGCTGTTGACTGATTCCTGCTGCGGTATATTTTTTTTACGATTCTTTTTGGAAGGTGGGAAAGGTTTTTAGGAATTATCAGGGTTGCTATGGTCAGGTAGCGACTTGAGCCGCCGGCCCGATATGGCTTATCGAAAGTCCAGCCTAAATCTCCGCTTTCATCAAGATAAAGATTCATGCTCCACTTAAAAAAAATAGCGGTCCCTGACTCCGGTGCGCTTACATCGCACTTATGACACCTTTCGGTCTCACAGTTTCATCAGGATTTACCCGCTGACAAAAAGTTAAGCATAGTCATGTTTATTAGTCAAGTTGTTTTTAAAATTATTTTTTTTCTCCATGAATGATCCGAACCGGTTCAACGTTCTTGCTGTGGAGCATACCGGGATAGACGGTTTTGTCTTTCAGGAAAAAAAGCGCAAGAGACATAACATATTCGGTTTTAAAAGCATCGGTGTCGCCGGGTTTGAAGGGTTTGACCACCTCGGCAACTCGGTCATTGATATAGCAGCGGGC
This genomic interval from Desulfobacterales bacterium contains the following:
- a CDS encoding serine protease → MNIKSTLQNTKASTFSVFLPNPKQHDFPTPVGTGFFVSPDGWFITAAHVLTAFSKDSNKPTNMITIEKETLFDVERKMPIPKVVNEVKLVHYDPGNDFALLKADIEKNHDQLWLANCKEFPYIKVGTKILEDGDEVYSFGYPLSTGGLIYPGPEFVAGTTELHPRVTSAIVSSIYEKFGMISHSGVQRTYILDKALNYGNSGGPIVSKETGEVNAFCSRFQPVYIPQKHLGEKAIIMIPSLYGVVTNLSFSMIEEVLVQKGIVQKTSRQ
- a CDS encoding DUF3800 domain-containing protein, with protein sequence MNLYLDESGDLGWTFDKPYRAGGSSRYLTIATLIIPKNLSHLPKRIVKKIYRSRNQSTARELKGKDLSKAEKQKFVSLVIALLKQNPSIQISVITVKKENVQDHIRIDANKLYNYMVNFAVLDKIKAYPAVNFIPDPRAIKVASGNSLVDYLQVKLWFELNVRTTIFHTPMESGANLNLQFVDFISHIVWSRYENNDYFFYKILRPFISEKPLFF